Genomic DNA from Xyrauchen texanus isolate HMW12.3.18 chromosome 28, RBS_HiC_50CHRs, whole genome shotgun sequence:
CAAAATTGTGCACCCCGTGAATCTGTCgagcgaatatatatatatatatatatatatatatatatatatatatatatatatatatatatatatatatatatatatatatattatcaataaatatatttcagtaaatattttaataaagttacTACCTTCATAAATGTACTGTCTCAGCAGTTATAGTGATAGAAAAAGCCACAGTCCTTTATTACATTCGCTCACAtgttgagaaaaagataaatattgtgGTTTGTAATCGTCAAAAACGGCGCCATCTGGTGGGCTGGACACAATGCCGCAGATGTGTGAAGCATGGTGTTCTGCACCtgtaaatgattatttatttgcGATATGAATGCTCTAGTAATAAGGTCCTACTTGGACAGGAAATTCTGACAACACGCTCTTagacaaaacattattaaaaaagaCTAATGACACAAAAgcgtttaaatatttaaatatttatttggacaGAATTCTaaacttcattaaaaaaattattgtctgGGTTTGATAAAAGTAttctttgaataaaataaaattactttattgCATTTTCTTGCCATTAGAATGGATACCTGATGTTAGCTATTTACAGAGACAAGCATATTTCTAATAAAACCATTCCAGTAAAATGAATTTCATCTGTATATTTTAAGACATACCCCTCTTTTCCCTCCCCATAATTTTCACAAGAATAACAGTTTGTGCTTGGCATAACATATGCAGcttcaatcaaatgtattattatattagttACATAGACATATGTACAAAAATGCTGAGTTGAAACTTGTGTCACGTGATCTGGTGGGGGGCTTCAAGCATCTCCATTAAGAAAGTGTCTATCGGTGTGTCACCAATCAGCTTGAAGAAAAATAGGTGCTCCAAACACTTGAGTCCGATGGATCGGAGAGCGGGGAGACGCAATAAAAGTTTAGCAAACCTGTGAAATATTTTAGAGACATTAAAACACACTCAAGACAAATTAACTACACATAATTGTTCAGTAGTGTAAACTCATGCACTGAAATGGTCTCATTGGCAAAATCCTAAACAAGATGCATGTACTAAGAAACATTATTTATAaagtacactcactgagaactttattaggaacacctgtacacctacttattcatgcaattatctagaatcatgcagatatgggtcaggggcttcagttaatgttcacataaaccatcagaatggggaaaaaagttgATCaaagtgattttgaccgtggcatgattgttggtgccaagacaggtttgtttgagtatttctgtaactgctgatctcctgggattttcatgcacaacagtctctagagtttactcagaaaggtgtcaaaaacaaaaaacatccagcgagcggcagttctgcagacagaaaaacCTTGTTGATGTAAGAGGTCAACGTAGAATGACCAGAATAGTTTGAGATGACAAAAAAGCTACGGTAACAGATAatcactctgcacaattgtagtgagcagaactgcatctcagaatacacaacacatcaaaccttgagatagatgggctacaacagcagcaaACCATGACAGgctctttattaggaccatagtgttcctcataaagtgctcagtgagtgtatgttttaTTAATCATGATGCCCTAGTACTAAAGGTCACACATTTAAGTGACAGAAGGAATTaagaactaaaaataaaactctgCAGAATGCAGATAAAATTTGAGAACGAGAAATAAATATGAGTCTCTACTGAACAAACACATCTGTACCTGCCAGGCTGGTTGGGGTATTTCTGTTTGGTGTAGGTTTCAAGTGAGGCATAAACCTTCTCCCTAAGTGCTTCTACCTCCGCTGGGTTTGACAAGCCTTTGGCGTCTATGAATAAAGGCAATGTCcatgattaattatatatattctcTGTATATCAGTATATCTTATTCATGTGCTTACTTATGATCGATTGAAATTGTGTAACATGATGAAAAGACATGTTTATACAGGCTTAAAGCATGTTATAGGcttgtttatggttcattatacttattaaaatacagtatatatatatatatatatatatatatcgtaacTAACTTTTGATCACTTGAaatcatgaaaacacaaaaaaaaaatgtatttgaaaattacaaataaaatatcttaatttatcTATTCAGCACACATTAATGTACTATTCAGTGATAATAAATAGCACACCAGGGTTGAAGAGGACGATGGCCCTAAGGCAGCCCAGTTCTGTCTTATCCATCTGCATGTCCTTCATTTTAGAAACCAGCTCAGTAAGTACTCtgtcacacaaatacaaacagaaaTCTTAATGTTCTAATGTACAATACATGTTTGAGGGCAAGCGTAGACAAATCTTTTCTAAACATTCTAAAGAAATCAattcatacatactgtacaatgtAGTCCAGCATATTGACACACATGAACTCATTTTAATAGACTAAACTTTGCTCTGCCTGAGCTTGTGTTGATAACTGAGATGCATGTTAAGTCAAAGCCAAATCAGGTTGAAGGCTGAATGATCACCTGTTGAAAATGGAGCCCACTCCGGCACTGTGAGCACTACTCCTGTGGACATGGAGGCCTGTGCCCAATAAGATGCCATCTTTAACTGTGATTGAGCGATGAGAGAATGAAGCGATGAGGAGCTCATTCCATCctaagatgagaaaaaaaaataacatgattACTAGAAGGATGATTTACACTCTCACTTTAagtctctgtttttctctctctgtcactccctATGGATTGTTTTCAGTGCTGTTCATTATTGAGTCAGTGTGATGTTCTGTGGTGGCTAATTTAGGAGCACATGTGAAATGTTTGACCAGCAGAGGTCTGCATTTTCACCTAAACGACTAACACCACAGTTCTGTCTGAGGAAAAACATTGTGATTTTAAGTACTGTATGTACGGTCCAAAGGTTTGAGACCACATAGAAAATCTGGgatatttttttgtacatttaaaacagaaataaacagctttaagattttgaaattttttaaagaaaagttatgatgtaaaatgtagATTCCGCACTATTACTAGGTCCCTTGTCAaatataagcaaatttgtgacatagAGCATATTAACTCATTCGAATAAAAggccagatttccttgcttccatttcAGCACAAAAGATAACTTTAAGAGCATTATCAAATCATGtggggataacatggatcatcaggttttgcaaaaGGAGGACATGATgattaaattttgtattaaattagaaaaaatgcATTTGGACATTTGGACCCTCCtgcatgtacatactgtatatgtgtgtgagttcCACATACCTGCTCGAAGCAGAATGACTTGATCATCCAGAGGCAGATCGGAAAAATTAGGTATTCTTTTGGCCCACTCCACCAAAGTGAACAGTTGCTTGTCAGCTGCGTGGCAGATATTAGTGACTGGATCATTCGTCTGAAGAGGGAGACCAAAAAATAAAGTGCCTTAGTAGTTTTCAAAGGATTTTTCATGGAGGCTAAAGCCAGCAAGTTCTGTAGTGTTTAATCTTTAAACATAAGTACTATTCTATAACAGTTAAATGTGTAACGTGATTACTTCACAAATGTGGCTTACTGAGTTGCCTGGGGTGTCTTCTGTATATGTCTCAGTCTTGGGTTCGACTGCAAGCTCTGCATCCAGAATCTTATCCACAGGCATGTCTTCATTGAAACTGCTTGTTGATTCCACCTCATTATCACTTTTCTCCTTCCCACGCTGCCTCTCTTCTTGGACCGCTGCAGGGAATCACAGAGGCAAACAAAGCAAAGTAAcaaagtacataaatattcattttaattaatatttaataataattcattaacaAGCAATTCTGTTCATCTTTCTCTCAAAGTGCAAAAAATTCATCCATCCAATTCATGTTCTTTGCACgagttcactggttcatatagTCCACAATGGAGGGGCTTGTGCACGGGACTGGGCTTGAGATCTGAgaaaaatctcaggagatcagcagttacagaaatactcaaaccatcccttctggcaccaacaatcatgccaaattctaaatcactgagatacatgtttttccccattctgatggttgctgTGAAATTTAAACaaagctgaagctcctgacccgtatctgcatgattttctgcattgcactgctgccacacgattggctgattagataatcacaagaataagaaggtgtacaggtgttcctaataaagtgctcagtgagtatatatacacacagattcacacacacacacacaccttccctCTTCATGCCCATGGCCAGGCACTTCTGGTAGCGGCAATATTGGCAGCGATTGCGCTGCCGTTTGTCTATTAGGCACTCTTTGTTGTCTCGACACGTGTAGGTCAGGTCTTTGCGGATAGTTCTCTTAAAGAAGCCTTTGCAACCTTCACAACTGTAAACACCATAGTGCTTCCCTGCAAACACAAGCACATTTGTCATAAACCCCAAAACAGACAGCCCAATTCACTAAAAGTatcttacattaaaggaatagtactcccaaaaataaaactttggtcatcatttactcaccctcacgtcattctaaacccatatgactttctttctgtgaAATATAATGAATGCCGTAGGACAGCTGTGGGACATCCTTGGTCACCACTTACTttgattgtatggaaaatagGTTTGAACAATCTgctaaatatattatttgtgttcTACCCAAGAAataagtcatgtgggtttgaagAAATATGAGGGTACACACTGAGagaattttataaaacaaaaattaagttcCAAAGCCAAGAGAAACGCACATaaacattagtgtgtgtgtgtgtgtgtgtgtgtgtgtgtgtgtgtgtgtgtgtgtgtgtgtgtgttgtacctgaaGATCGGTCCCCACAAATGGCACACATGTGTTTGGACAGGGATCCAGGGCTACCACACTGATAGTTGCTCATGTTGCCCATTGGAGCCAATCCTGGAGGGGGCTTGATGTCCTCTGAGCTAGTCACATTCAAAGAGTTcatctgagagagagaaagagagggaggaagGAGAGAGTGGAGGTTTccattagagatgcaccgaaatttcggtgTTGAATATTTTCAGTCAAAAATGGGATAAAGTGCTTTTTCGGTTTTTAgctgaaacagaaaaaaaggcagaaaatgttAACAGAAACACTCACAAAAAGGCATTGTTTATGTTGAACATTAAAGTCCACATCCAGAAGTGAAGTGATCGCTCTCTTGTTCATTAGcacattattaaagggatagttcacccaaaacacaccctcatgccaaccaagatatacagtatataactttctttcttttgcagaacacaaacaaagactacTTCAGTTCTGTATGTCCTTATAATGAATGTGAAAGGTGACCAATATTTTGAAATTccaaaagcacatataggcagcataatagtaatccataagactctagtggtaaaatccatgtcttcagaaatgatgtaagtgtgggtgagaaacagatgaatatttaagtccttttttactgtcaatcttcacttccactttcacattcttcttcttctattgtttttggcaatttgcattatgcatgcatatcgccacctactgggcagggaggagaatttatagtaataaaggacttaaatgttgatctgtttctcacctccacctatcatatcacttctgaagatatagatttaaccactggagtcttatggattgattttatgctgcatttatgtgctttttgaatatTCAAAAGCATTTTGCtacccattcagttgcattttgaggaccaacagagcttaaatactcttctaaaatgttgtaattgtgttctgcagaagaaagtcatacacatcaggaatggcatgagggtgagtaaatcatgagagaataatttctgggagaactatcccttcaataagttttgattatttattttccaaTCCCTATTAATTATTTTCTCATCACTATGTCCCCTAAGGGGCTCCACATGAAATCCATGCTTGATAGTTCGGTTCGCTTTAAACATGCCTTGAGAATGGCACCGGAGAAGCATTTCACCAACTAGCCTACAGACAGAAACAACAAATCCTGGAGTTTTCAGGCAAAATAAATGCAAGAGGGTTTCAAAGTTAAGAAATTATGACTGAAATGTTATTATTGTATAATActaatatatcatttttattattattaacaacaataataatacaatataaaaaattacaataatatttaaattagtaATTTGAGAGTTAAAGAGTCATTTGATATTCTATCACAACTTAAGTGAACACAAAAGAGATCCATTTAAGAATCCACTCCACATTCCAAGTCCACATACAATATGGCAATAGAACTGGCCTCATGTTCACTGAAGACTTTCACTGGAATTACAGTAAATTTAGCTGCTGTATTATGCAGCAGATTAGTTAACAATAAAGGTTTTCTTTAGAGGCTACACATTTTTGGTGTAATGTTTTTCTGTCTACTCAACTGTCTACTTCTGTCTggttttggtgcatccctaataataacatttagaatGTAATTATTCAAAACAAAgactaattttaaataataattttaagttttTTCCCCAGTGTGTCCAAAATTTTGTTGAGTTATCATAGTTTTCATGCAGTGGAAACAGGAGTCGATTCTTATTTTATGCCACAATACAGCATGGCTGTTTGTGTTCtcccacacacaaacaacacacaagaACATGCTCATACACACAGAAAAATAAACTCCACCTTTACACAAGTAGCTGTGAGAGTGCTGACATAATATTCAAAAGGGAAGGCATgtgttttatctctctctctctctgaagagAATTGACCATTTCCACAACATGCCATTTTTCTGCAGCCGGCAGTCAGCCTGCAGGTGGCAGGATATGGCCATTTCTCCACAACATGCCTTGTACAATTGACTGTAAACATGATGAGTGTTCCATGGTTTTCTTACAGTTTGAACAGTTACTTTGAGAAAGCAAATATTTTTAGACTCTGCCTGCATGTCAGTACAGATATAtacacataacatttttaaaaacagtacTGCCCTACACATCCACTATTTTCACTGTTATTGATGTCCTTTTCATTAGCCTAAAAGCCTAAAATGTTTGTGAATGCTTTCTCTAGCCTCCAGGGGGAAAGGAGACACACATACTAATATATAGAGACACATAAACTGACCTCTCTGAAACACAATGTCATCTGTAAGACCAAGAGTCATTATTACTTGCCAAATACTGCTCAGTATACACTGTATTTTGCTTACTGGGTCACTCCACATCAACTaggttctcattttgtttttgagatGATCAAAGACAAAATATGAAATTAACTTTTGAACTGAAGTATAAATCTAGGAATTCACTAGATGCTTCATTGCACATTGGAGTTTATTACCTGTGGGCTGCTGAGAGTGTTATAACCCATACTGGGTGTAGAGGGCAAGGAAATGGATGGTGATCCCAAAGATGGGGTGATGACAGAGTAGGGTGAGGTTAGGCCATTCATGGTGGAACCCAGCATGTTCATGGGAGACTGCAGTGGGCGGGAGGAACTGATGACAGACGGATGACCCACCATGGAGCTCATGGGTGGGTGCTGAGATGGGGAAGAATTCAGAGCACTAGTGTCTGTGAAGAGCCAAAGATGAAAAGAGAGATAAAGAAACAGAAAATGAGAAATGTTAGACCAGAGTCATTAAATGATAATTTGATAAAATTATAATGTTAAAAGTATAATTTGATTGCATAAGTGCTTATAAACAttcaagaaatagttcacccccccACCCCCTACCCCCAACCCCCTTTTCTGTCATTATTGACGTCGTTGAGGGGGTGAGTACTagataataacagaattttcatttttgggtgaactatttctttactCGAAGCAGAATGTAACTGGTCTGTCTGTATGAATATATCATGACACATCCTATACTTTATTTAGCATGCACAGATGTCATATAACGTCTTTGTTGTACAACAATTAGTCCCCTAAATAAGGCTTAAAGCCACTAATTGTAATAATGGGTAGTTTGGAAGACAAAATTG
This window encodes:
- the LOC127621652 gene encoding retinoic acid receptor RXR-gamma-B isoform X1 gives rise to the protein MWHPATLASQSHDRESGHYSHHTSALNSSPSQHPPMSSMVGHPSVISSSRPLQSPMNMLGSTMNGLTSPYSVITPSLGSPSISLPSTPSMGYNTLSSPQMNSLNVTSSEDIKPPPGLAPMGNMSNYQCGSPGSLSKHMCAICGDRSSGKHYGVYSCEGCKGFFKRTIRKDLTYTCRDNKECLIDKRQRNRCQYCRYQKCLAMGMKREAVQEERQRGKEKSDNEVESTSSFNEDMPVDKILDAELAVEPKTETYTEDTPGNSTNDPVTNICHAADKQLFTLVEWAKRIPNFSDLPLDDQVILLRAGWNELLIASFSHRSITVKDGILLGTGLHVHRSSAHSAGVGSIFNRVLTELVSKMKDMQMDKTELGCLRAIVLFNPDAKGLSNPAEVEALREKVYASLETYTKQKYPNQPGRFAKLLLRLPALRSIGLKCLEHLFFFKLIGDTPIDTFLMEMLEAPHQIT
- the LOC127621652 gene encoding retinoic acid receptor RXR-gamma-B isoform X3; protein product: MSSMVGHPSVISSSRPLQSPMNMLGSTMNGLTSPYSVITPSLGSPSISLPSTPSMGYNTLSSPQMNSLNVTSSEDIKPPPGLAPMGNMSNYQCGSPGSLSKHMCAICGDRSSGKHYGVYSCEGCKGFFKRTIRKDLTYTCRDNKECLIDKRQRNRCQYCRYQKCLAMGMKREAVQEERQRGKEKSDNEVESTSSFNEDMPVDKILDAELAVEPKTETYTEDTPGNSTNDPVTNICHAADKQLFTLVEWAKRIPNFSDLPLDDQVILLRAGWNELLIASFSHRSITVKDGILLGTGLHVHRSSAHSAGVGSIFNRVLTELVSKMKDMQMDKTELGCLRAIVLFNPDAKGLSNPAEVEALREKVYASLETYTKQKYPNQPGRFAKLLLRLPALRSIGLKCLEHLFFFKLIGDTPIDTFLMEMLEAPHQIT
- the LOC127621652 gene encoding retinoic acid receptor RXR-gamma-B isoform X2; translated protein: MDNNETYLHLNTSALNSSPSQHPPMSSMVGHPSVISSSRPLQSPMNMLGSTMNGLTSPYSVITPSLGSPSISLPSTPSMGYNTLSSPQMNSLNVTSSEDIKPPPGLAPMGNMSNYQCGSPGSLSKHMCAICGDRSSGKHYGVYSCEGCKGFFKRTIRKDLTYTCRDNKECLIDKRQRNRCQYCRYQKCLAMGMKREAVQEERQRGKEKSDNEVESTSSFNEDMPVDKILDAELAVEPKTETYTEDTPGNSTNDPVTNICHAADKQLFTLVEWAKRIPNFSDLPLDDQVILLRAGWNELLIASFSHRSITVKDGILLGTGLHVHRSSAHSAGVGSIFNRVLTELVSKMKDMQMDKTELGCLRAIVLFNPDAKGLSNPAEVEALREKVYASLETYTKQKYPNQPGRFAKLLLRLPALRSIGLKCLEHLFFFKLIGDTPIDTFLMEMLEAPHQIT